A genome region from Labilibaculum antarcticum includes the following:
- a CDS encoding GDP-mannose 4,6-dehydratase codes for MRSIVVTGCAGFIGSHLSEKLLQLGYKVIGIDNFDPFYPKKTKEENLSGFIHNSSFTFHELDLRIDSSLDCIEDHIDLVVHLAGKAGVRPSIEDPQGYIDSNISATRNVLDFMRKKGIKKFAFASSSSIYGNNKEVPFSETHNVDRAISPYAFSKKSCEVLNHSYHHLYDLDIINMRFFTVFGPRQRPDLAIHKFLKLMQNDQEIPMFGDGTMARDYTYVSDTVEGVVKSCKYLFEHENVFETINLGNSYPILLSEMIDIIAKKAKCEPQINHLPMQAGDVDQTYADISRAKALIGYNPKVKFEEGIERFVAWFNNK; via the coding sequence ATGAGATCAATAGTAGTTACTGGATGTGCCGGATTTATTGGATCACATCTTTCAGAAAAATTATTACAATTAGGGTATAAAGTTATTGGAATCGATAATTTCGATCCATTTTACCCAAAAAAAACTAAAGAAGAAAATCTGAGTGGTTTTATTCATAATTCCTCTTTTACATTTCACGAACTGGATTTACGAATTGATTCGAGTCTGGACTGTATCGAAGATCATATTGATTTGGTAGTGCATTTGGCCGGTAAGGCAGGAGTTCGACCTTCGATTGAAGATCCACAAGGATACATCGACAGCAATATTTCTGCAACCCGCAATGTATTGGATTTCATGCGGAAAAAAGGAATTAAAAAATTTGCATTTGCTTCCTCCTCATCCATTTATGGCAATAACAAAGAAGTTCCTTTCTCGGAGACTCATAATGTCGATCGTGCCATTTCTCCTTATGCTTTTTCTAAAAAATCGTGCGAAGTTTTAAATCACAGCTACCATCATTTATATGATTTGGACATCATTAACATGAGATTTTTTACTGTTTTTGGTCCCCGTCAGCGTCCCGATTTAGCCATTCATAAATTTCTGAAACTCATGCAAAACGATCAGGAAATTCCAATGTTTGGAGATGGTACAATGGCTCGCGATTATACCTACGTTAGCGATACAGTAGAAGGAGTTGTAAAAAGCTGCAAATATCTTTTCGAACACGAAAATGTTTTTGAAACCATCAATTTAGGCAATAGTTATCCTATTCTCCTTAGCGAAATGATTGATATCATCGCAAAAAAAGCAAAATGCGAACCGCAGATCAATCATTTGCCCATGCAAGCGGGTGATGTGGATCAAACCTATGCTGATATTTCGCGAGCAAAAGCACTTATTGGTTACAATCCAAAAGTCAAATTCGAAGAAGGAATTGAACGCTTTGTTGCTTGGTTCAATAACAAGTAA
- the atpD gene encoding F0F1 ATP synthase subunit beta: MSQNTGKIVQVIGPVIDVSFDKEGSKLPEIYDSLEVVIENGKNLVLECQQHIGENTVRTIAMDSTDGLRRGMDVIATGSPIMMPPGDKIKGRLLNVIGETIDGIGPVSKEGGNAIHRTPPAFDELSTESVVFFTGIKVIDLIEPYAKGGKIGLFGGAGVGKTVLIQELINNIAIGQEGLSVFAGVGERTREGNDLLREMIESKVIQYGDAFEKNMEKGGWDLSLVDKEALDKSQVSLVFGQMNEPPGARARVALSGLTVAESLRDGDEKTGGRDILFFVDNIFRFTQAGSEVSALLGRMPSAVGYQPTLSSEMGVMQERIASTKRGSITSVQAVYVPADDLTDPAPATTFAHLDATTVLNRKIAELGIYPAVDPLDSTSRILTVDVVGEAHYKCAQDVKEMLQRYKELQDIIAILGMEELSEEDKLIVHRARRVQRFLSQPFYVAEQFTGLKGCLVSIEDTIKGFNMIMDGEVDQYPESAFNLVGTIEDAIKKGEKLLAQAEEE, from the coding sequence ATGTCACAAAATACAGGCAAAATTGTACAGGTTATTGGACCTGTTATCGATGTAAGTTTTGATAAAGAAGGAAGCAAGCTTCCTGAAATTTACGATTCTTTAGAGGTCGTGATTGAAAATGGTAAAAATTTGGTTCTTGAGTGTCAGCAACATATTGGTGAGAATACTGTTCGTACCATTGCAATGGATTCAACCGATGGATTACGTCGTGGAATGGATGTAATTGCAACCGGTTCGCCTATTATGATGCCTCCTGGAGATAAAATTAAAGGTAGATTGCTTAATGTGATTGGGGAAACCATTGATGGGATTGGACCTGTAAGTAAAGAAGGTGGTAATGCTATTCACAGAACTCCGCCGGCATTTGATGAGTTAAGTACTGAATCGGTAGTTTTCTTTACTGGAATTAAAGTAATTGACCTTATTGAGCCATATGCAAAAGGTGGTAAAATTGGTTTGTTTGGAGGTGCTGGTGTTGGTAAAACAGTATTGATTCAGGAATTAATAAATAACATTGCCATTGGTCAAGAAGGTTTATCTGTATTTGCTGGTGTTGGTGAGCGTACTCGTGAAGGAAATGATTTGCTTCGGGAAATGATCGAATCAAAGGTTATTCAGTATGGAGACGCATTTGAAAAAAATATGGAAAAGGGAGGATGGGACCTTTCTTTAGTAGATAAAGAAGCTCTCGATAAATCTCAGGTTTCACTTGTTTTTGGCCAGATGAATGAACCACCAGGGGCACGTGCCCGTGTTGCTCTTTCTGGATTAACTGTTGCGGAAAGTTTACGTGACGGTGATGAAAAAACAGGTGGACGTGATATTCTTTTCTTCGTAGATAATATTTTCCGATTTACTCAGGCTGGTTCTGAGGTTTCGGCATTGCTTGGGCGTATGCCTTCGGCAGTAGGTTACCAGCCAACACTATCATCAGAGATGGGTGTGATGCAGGAGAGAATTGCTTCGACAAAAAGAGGTTCGATTACATCGGTACAGGCGGTTTACGTTCCTGCGGATGACTTGACAGACCCGGCTCCGGCAACAACTTTTGCTCACTTGGATGCAACCACTGTATTGAATCGTAAGATTGCGGAGTTAGGTATTTATCCAGCGGTAGATCCTTTGGATTCTACTTCTCGTATTCTTACCGTAGACGTTGTTGGTGAGGCTCACTATAAGTGTGCGCAAGATGTAAAAGAAATGCTTCAGCGTTACAAAGAATTGCAGGATATCATTGCAATTTTGGGTATGGAAGAGCTTTCAGAAGAGGATAAATTGATTGTACATCGCGCTCGTCGTGTACAAAGATTTTTATCACAACCATTCTATGTTGCCGAGCAGTTTACTGGTTTAAAAGGATGTTTGGTTTCTATTGAGGATACCATTAAAGGCTTTAATATGATTATGGATGGAGAGGTTGATCAATATCCTGAATCAGCATTTAACCTTGTTGGTACAATTGAAGACGCTATCAAAAAAGGAGAAAAATTGTTAGCCCAAGCTGAAGAAGAATAA
- a CDS encoding redoxin domain-containing protein translates to MKRIALLLIFAAGLLSTQTMAQTEKKKACKKECCSKEKCMKENLYGYKVASLTGDEVDLGQYKGKVVLIVNTASKCGLTPQYKGLEAMYQKYKDQGLVILGFPSNQFMEQEPGTSEEIAAFCEKNYGVSFPMFAKIEVRGENAHPLYKMLTEEKPFLGFDDSESGQKFNGFISEKFPEIYAGNGIKWNFTKFIIDRNGKVVKRIEPNIAPEAFEDEIKGML, encoded by the coding sequence ATGAAAAGAATTGCTTTACTACTAATATTTGCAGCAGGTCTGCTATCAACCCAGACTATGGCACAAACAGAAAAAAAGAAAGCTTGTAAGAAAGAATGTTGTTCAAAAGAGAAATGTATGAAAGAAAACTTATATGGCTATAAAGTAGCCTCTTTAACCGGTGATGAAGTTGATTTGGGTCAGTACAAGGGAAAAGTTGTTTTGATTGTTAATACGGCAAGTAAATGCGGTTTAACGCCACAATACAAAGGTTTGGAAGCAATGTACCAGAAATACAAAGATCAAGGATTAGTTATCTTAGGATTTCCAAGCAATCAGTTTATGGAACAAGAACCGGGAACATCGGAAGAAATTGCTGCTTTTTGTGAGAAAAACTACGGAGTGAGCTTTCCAATGTTCGCGAAAATTGAAGTTCGTGGGGAAAATGCTCATCCACTTTATAAAATGCTAACTGAGGAAAAACCGTTTTTAGGTTTTGATGATTCAGAATCAGGACAAAAATTCAATGGTTTTATCAGTGAAAAGTTTCCTGAAATTTATGCTGGGAATGGGATCAAATGGAATTTCACCAAATTCATTATCGATAGAAATGGAAAAGTGGTCAAACGAATTGAGCCGAATATCGCACCAGAAGCCTTTGAGGACGAAATTAAAGGAATGTTATAA
- a CDS encoding glycosyltransferase family 9 protein — protein MPKKFLIIRFSSIGDIIQCMTAVDGILNHYPDAEIHWIARKDMSSFLAMDQRIYKVWGFDRGQGFKGLLRQARELKKEKFDFVYDAHSNIRSIVLKTVLVPRWKRWFGMGAKYTMRSKERIKRILLFKFGIDRFPMPFKGMLSYRKPLEKWGLTDYSKVNANWYFPEELKQKMEANVFSNLKGEPSKLVTLVPSAAWIMKRWPVSHWQKLVQQLPDYHFMILAGPDDVFCNEIEAVATGRVLNLSGKTNLLESCYLVQKSNLVISGDTGFLHAADKFSIPALSLMGPTAFGFTTGEHIKTLEVDMKCRPCTKDGSGRCSQRVYQQCMVDITPEWVAQEVIQRMS, from the coding sequence ATGCCAAAAAAATTCCTGATTATTCGTTTTTCTTCCATAGGTGATATTATTCAATGCATGACAGCTGTTGATGGTATTTTAAACCATTATCCGGATGCTGAAATACATTGGATTGCAAGAAAGGATATGTCTTCTTTTTTGGCTATGGATCAGCGTATTTACAAAGTATGGGGATTTGACAGAGGACAGGGTTTTAAGGGTCTTTTAAGGCAGGCGCGAGAACTTAAAAAGGAAAAGTTTGACTTTGTTTACGATGCTCACAGCAATATCCGATCTATTGTTTTAAAAACAGTTTTGGTGCCCCGATGGAAAAGATGGTTTGGCATGGGAGCTAAGTATACCATGCGAAGCAAAGAGCGAATCAAAAGAATTTTGCTCTTTAAATTTGGTATTGATCGCTTTCCAATGCCTTTTAAAGGAATGCTTTCGTATCGAAAACCACTTGAGAAATGGGGTTTAACTGATTATTCAAAAGTGAATGCCAATTGGTATTTTCCTGAGGAATTAAAGCAGAAAATGGAAGCAAATGTCTTTTCAAATCTGAAGGGTGAACCCTCTAAATTGGTCACCTTGGTTCCTTCTGCAGCTTGGATAATGAAACGTTGGCCGGTCTCTCACTGGCAAAAATTAGTGCAACAACTGCCAGATTATCACTTTATGATTTTGGCTGGTCCTGATGATGTTTTTTGTAACGAAATTGAGGCTGTTGCAACAGGAAGAGTACTGAACCTCAGTGGAAAAACAAATTTGCTGGAGTCCTGTTATTTGGTGCAGAAATCGAACTTGGTCATTTCCGGTGACACAGGTTTTTTGCATGCAGCAGATAAATTCAGTATTCCTGCTTTATCCTTAATGGGACCAACAGCATTTGGATTTACAACGGGAGAGCACATTAAAACCCTCGAGGTGGATATGAAATGCCGACCTTGTACAAAAGATGGCTCTGGAAGATGTTCTCAAAGGGTTTACCAGCAATGCATGGTCGATATTACTCCTGAATGGGTTGCTCAAGAAGTGATTCAGCGAATGTCCTGA
- the atpC gene encoding ATP synthase F1 subunit epsilon encodes MHLEIVTPEKSLYTGEVELVQLPGKDGSFEILKNHAPIVSSLGKGTIKLKPVGGDEIFFEVNGGVVECKKNVISVLADK; translated from the coding sequence ATGCATTTGGAAATTGTTACGCCCGAAAAGAGTCTGTATACCGGAGAAGTTGAATTGGTTCAGCTACCAGGAAAAGACGGATCTTTTGAAATATTGAAAAACCATGCTCCAATTGTTTCTTCTCTAGGGAAAGGAACGATTAAACTGAAACCAGTTGGAGGAGATGAAATTTTCTTTGAAGTCAACGGAGGTGTTGTTGAATGTAAGAAAAATGTAATTTCAGTATTGGCAGATAAGTAG
- a CDS encoding phosphatase PAP2 family protein: METLIQIDKELLLWLNSFHTPFWDVIMMIFTRKEFWIPFYLILLYQIYKFRGKEALWWIIGLVVLVTLCDQISTQLFKNVFERFRPSHDPSLQGMINFVGDYRGGKYGFVSSHATNSFGFAIFSSLLFKNRLYTFFIFTWSLLIIYTRIYLGVHFPGDILGGMLLGLLIGYGVYHLTKWGISKYKLSGPEVGQNLKSIGYKSVWWIIGVASVEVLTICLVVRKLLKYGLF, encoded by the coding sequence ATGGAAACTCTCATTCAAATTGATAAAGAACTGTTGCTGTGGTTAAACAGCTTTCATACCCCCTTCTGGGATGTGATCATGATGATTTTTACAAGGAAAGAATTCTGGATTCCATTTTACTTGATATTACTTTACCAGATTTATAAATTCAGAGGTAAAGAAGCTTTGTGGTGGATTATTGGTTTGGTCGTTTTAGTCACTTTGTGCGATCAGATTTCCACGCAACTATTCAAAAATGTATTTGAACGCTTTCGACCAAGTCATGATCCGAGTTTGCAAGGGATGATTAATTTTGTTGGTGATTATCGAGGAGGCAAATATGGCTTTGTATCTTCACACGCAACAAATTCCTTTGGGTTTGCAATATTTTCCTCACTCTTGTTTAAGAATAGACTTTACACCTTTTTTATCTTCACCTGGTCTTTACTTATCATCTATACTCGCATATATTTAGGTGTTCATTTTCCAGGAGACATATTGGGTGGAATGCTATTAGGACTATTGATAGGTTATGGTGTTTATCATCTTACAAAATGGGGGATTTCAAAATACAAATTATCAGGCCCTGAAGTAGGCCAAAATCTTAAAAGTATCGGTTACAAAAGCGTTTGGTGGATAATTGGAGTCGCTTCAGTAGAAGTCCTTACGATCTGTTTGGTTGTTAGGAAACTACTTAAATATGGATTGTTTTAA
- a CDS encoding efflux RND transporter permease subunit → MWNRIAGIILRNRILLLVIIGLVTIFMGYKAQFVEMSYEYSILLPDDDPASVEYERFKNTFGQEGNVMFFAVQDPDFYEFEKFNDWIALGDSLKALDGIDAVVSIAHTYNINKNNEAKRFEFQTIFPKKLSSQVELDSLAAIAESLPFYQGSLINKETNTFLMGITVNARIINSKEREPMVVKVREITDRFTAKYKLDMKYSGLPYIRVVTAQMIKKEMNMFIYLSLLVTAIILFMFFRSFKVVFFCMLVVVLSVIWAVGSMVLFDYKITLLTAMLPPLLVVIGIPNSVFLINKYHGEYIRHNNKIKALQRVVSKIGNATFLTNLTTASGFATFIVTSSQILKEFGVIAALNIMVVFVLSLLLIPIIFSFLNPPDQKATRHLDNRMTVWFIDKLEKIVLNRRTIVYTVSIALLVLGVIGISKMKSTGYMVDDLPHDNVIFQDLKFFEKNMDGIMPLEVMVETKKKAGILKLSTLRRLNTLNDTLKSYPEISSSVSIVEAAKFANQAYFNGKEKYYKLPNSQTQNVIMSYLAKSDTGDDSKLFSTFVDSTQSITRMSFRIKDIGTTRMEKLEKKILTHVNNIFPEDQYTVHVTGSSIIFFKGNKYLVKNLFISLTLAIFLIASFMAWMFSSKRMVVVALLPNLLPLIITAALMGFFGIPIKASTILVFSIAFGISVDDTIHYLAKYRQELKATNWSIRSSVVLALRESGQSMMYTSIILFFGFGIFVLSDFGGTVSLGILVSVTLLSAMLSNLILLPSLLLTLEKFITNRSFKEPLLQIFDEEEDIELGDLRIAPLENKEEKESLVN, encoded by the coding sequence ATGTGGAATAGAATTGCAGGAATAATTCTCAGGAATAGAATTTTACTTTTGGTGATAATTGGGCTAGTCACAATTTTTATGGGTTATAAAGCTCAATTTGTGGAGATGTCCTATGAGTATTCTATACTTTTGCCGGATGATGATCCCGCATCTGTTGAATACGAACGTTTTAAAAATACATTCGGACAAGAAGGAAATGTCATGTTCTTCGCCGTTCAGGATCCGGATTTTTATGAGTTTGAGAAGTTTAACGATTGGATTGCCTTAGGAGATAGCCTGAAAGCTTTGGATGGAATTGATGCTGTTGTCTCCATTGCACATACTTACAATATCAATAAAAACAATGAAGCGAAGAGATTCGAATTTCAAACAATTTTTCCGAAGAAACTAAGTTCGCAAGTAGAATTAGATAGTCTTGCGGCTATTGCTGAATCATTGCCATTTTATCAGGGTAGCCTAATTAATAAGGAGACCAATACGTTTTTAATGGGAATCACGGTAAACGCTAGAATTATTAATTCGAAAGAGCGTGAGCCAATGGTTGTTAAGGTTCGTGAAATTACCGACCGGTTTACGGCCAAGTACAAATTAGACATGAAATACTCGGGACTTCCTTACATTAGGGTAGTTACCGCGCAAATGATTAAAAAGGAGATGAATATGTTCATTTATCTTTCCCTTTTAGTAACTGCGATCATTTTATTCATGTTCTTCCGCTCGTTCAAGGTAGTGTTCTTTTGTATGTTGGTTGTTGTTTTGAGTGTCATATGGGCAGTTGGATCAATGGTATTGTTCGATTACAAAATAACCTTGCTTACTGCGATGTTACCGCCATTACTGGTGGTGATAGGGATTCCAAATTCCGTTTTTCTCATCAATAAATACCACGGAGAATACATTCGTCACAACAACAAGATAAAAGCCTTGCAACGTGTTGTTTCAAAAATTGGGAACGCAACCTTCTTAACCAATCTAACTACAGCATCAGGTTTTGCTACTTTTATTGTGACTTCAAGTCAGATATTGAAGGAGTTTGGTGTAATTGCCGCCTTAAATATTATGGTGGTTTTTGTTCTGTCTTTACTTTTAATTCCAATCATTTTCAGCTTTTTAAATCCTCCTGATCAAAAGGCGACACGTCATTTGGATAATAGGATGACAGTTTGGTTTATTGATAAATTAGAGAAGATTGTATTGAATCGTCGGACCATAGTTTATACAGTAAGCATTGCCTTGCTTGTCTTAGGAGTTATTGGGATCAGTAAAATGAAGAGTACTGGTTATATGGTTGATGATCTGCCACATGACAACGTTATTTTTCAGGATTTAAAATTCTTCGAGAAAAACATGGATGGAATTATGCCATTGGAAGTGATGGTTGAGACTAAGAAAAAGGCGGGGATTTTAAAACTATCAACCTTAAGACGATTAAATACTCTTAACGATACTTTAAAATCATATCCTGAAATTTCTTCCTCTGTTTCGATTGTTGAGGCGGCAAAATTTGCCAATCAGGCGTACTTCAATGGCAAAGAAAAATACTATAAATTGCCCAATAGTCAGACTCAAAATGTGATTATGTCTTATTTGGCTAAATCCGATACCGGTGACGATTCGAAGTTGTTCAGCACGTTCGTAGATTCTACTCAGTCAATTACCCGAATGAGTTTCAGAATTAAGGACATTGGAACTACCCGGATGGAAAAACTGGAGAAAAAAATCCTGACACATGTAAATAATATCTTTCCTGAGGATCAATACACGGTTCATGTAACAGGATCCAGTATCATCTTTTTTAAAGGGAATAAATATCTGGTCAAGAATCTATTCATAAGTCTTACTTTGGCAATTTTTCTGATTGCCTCATTTATGGCTTGGATGTTCTCTTCCAAAAGAATGGTGGTGGTTGCCTTATTGCCTAATCTGTTACCTTTGATAATTACAGCGGCTTTAATGGGTTTTTTCGGAATTCCGATAAAAGCATCAACAATTCTGGTATTTAGCATTGCATTTGGTATTTCTGTTGACGATACAATTCACTATTTGGCAAAATACCGTCAAGAGTTGAAAGCGACTAATTGGAGCATTCGTTCTTCAGTGGTGCTTGCACTTCGTGAATCTGGTCAGAGCATGATGTATACATCCATTATTTTATTTTTTGGATTTGGTATTTTTGTTTTATCTGATTTTGGAGGAACGGTTTCTTTGGGGATATTAGTGTCGGTAACTTTGCTTTCGGCAATGCTTTCCAACTTGATTTTATTGCCATCTTTATTACTTACTCTTGAGAAGTTTATCACCAATCGTTCATTCAAAGAACCATTGCTTCAAATTTTTGATGAAGAAGAGGATATTGAGTTGGGTGATCTTAGAATTGCACCGTTAGAAAACAAAGAGGAAAAAGAAAGCCTTGTGAATTGA
- a CDS encoding polyprenyl synthetase family protein, giving the protein MMYSFNELQGIIEKEIDGLELSAPPEGLFEPMKYILDIGGKRLRPILVLLAANLYIDDLSKVCLPAIGIEIFHNFTLLHDDVMDNAPIRRSMKTVHEKWNSNVAILSGDAMSIKAYQFIGSCEDKYLRDVLTVFNQTALEVCEGQQFDMEFEDRNDVEIEEYLNMIRLKTAVLLGGSLKMGAVMGNASSTDAQLLYRFGVNLGMAFQLQDDLLDVFGDEAVFGKKIGGDILSNKKTFLLIKALETASGEVEKELKFWITAKDFNPEEKIKAVRDIYERLNVREYSQKKIENYFALCLEYLDRVDVEAEKKKELYFLVKGLVNRSV; this is encoded by the coding sequence ATGATGTATAGTTTTAATGAACTTCAGGGAATCATTGAAAAAGAGATAGATGGCTTGGAGCTTTCCGCTCCTCCAGAAGGACTTTTTGAACCAATGAAATATATTTTGGACATTGGAGGGAAGCGACTTCGTCCGATTCTGGTGCTTCTGGCTGCTAATTTGTACATAGACGATCTTTCAAAAGTTTGTTTGCCCGCTATTGGAATAGAAATATTTCACAATTTTACGCTCTTGCACGATGATGTAATGGACAATGCTCCAATTCGCAGAAGCATGAAAACTGTGCACGAAAAATGGAACAGTAATGTAGCCATCCTTTCCGGAGATGCTATGTCTATTAAGGCCTATCAATTCATTGGGTCTTGCGAAGATAAATACTTGCGCGATGTGCTTACCGTTTTTAATCAAACGGCATTAGAAGTTTGCGAAGGTCAGCAGTTCGACATGGAATTTGAAGATAGAAATGATGTTGAAATTGAAGAGTACCTGAATATGATTCGATTGAAAACAGCAGTTCTGTTAGGTGGAAGTCTTAAAATGGGTGCTGTCATGGGAAATGCTAGCTCAACAGATGCCCAATTACTATATCGTTTTGGTGTGAATCTTGGAATGGCATTTCAATTACAAGACGATTTGTTAGATGTTTTTGGCGATGAGGCTGTTTTTGGAAAGAAAATTGGTGGTGATATTCTATCCAATAAGAAAACCTTTCTTTTAATTAAAGCCTTGGAAACCGCTTCAGGAGAGGTTGAAAAAGAATTAAAATTCTGGATAACTGCAAAAGATTTTAATCCGGAAGAAAAAATAAAAGCTGTAAGAGATATTTATGAGCGATTAAATGTTCGTGAATATTCACAGAAAAAGATAGAGAACTATTTTGCTTTATGCTTGGAATACTTGGATAGAGTGGATGTTGAGGCTGAAAAGAAAAAAGAGCTCTATTTTTTAGTAAAGGGTTTAGTAAATCGTTCCGTTTAA
- a CDS encoding ArnT family glycosyltransferase, translated as MIQRHLFENKTSVHLIFLFLVCYFAFFFANSSFFVNIMEARNFVTAREMIEKGNWLVPTMNGELRIAKPPLPTWITAMFGAWFGLENLSILRFPSAIMASVMVLFMYLFTLEQSKNRISALTNSLILATSFYVLFMGRNGTWDIYCHSFMLGAIWLLYKAWQTESNNWKYFTGIGVLWGLSFLSKGPVAFFAVLIPFLIAYAWVYDGKVILKKWKPLVLALFIFALISFWWPIFISLAHADAASAIAKLESGSWMNRHVRPFYYYWNFPIQSGIWTLVIATALLFPYAFKQFEAKKEYKFALIWTLSAVVLLSLIPEKKDRYLLPVLLPSALLAGQFIQHLHQVFKKKTAQKWDHILFGVNLGLIALVAFALPIVIYFFFYQDNQISLSVFILFSILSESVLVLLLQAWKNRNALNLVVGMVFLMILAEIFIIPNTQSILNNNPDFKDIRGVRSIEAIKDLNLYSAGEEGFRIELVWEVGREVHEWNLTESPSLPEHQPFVVFSTTPPIEILPKNLQEKVNIEVLDFYDYNRYSKGRHRNKTYFQKYVSIISPK; from the coding sequence ATGATTCAACGTCATCTATTTGAAAATAAAACATCAGTTCACCTGATTTTCTTGTTTCTGGTTTGCTACTTTGCATTTTTCTTTGCCAACAGTAGCTTTTTTGTGAATATCATGGAAGCACGAAACTTTGTGACTGCCCGTGAGATGATTGAAAAAGGAAACTGGCTGGTGCCAACCATGAATGGCGAATTACGAATCGCTAAACCACCACTACCAACATGGATTACAGCAATGTTTGGAGCTTGGTTTGGCCTGGAAAATCTTAGCATCCTTCGATTTCCATCAGCAATAATGGCCTCAGTTATGGTCCTATTCATGTATTTATTCACCCTTGAACAAAGCAAGAACCGTATTTCAGCCCTAACCAATAGTTTGATTCTGGCTACCAGTTTCTATGTGCTTTTCATGGGCCGAAATGGAACCTGGGATATCTACTGCCATAGTTTTATGCTTGGTGCCATATGGCTCTTGTACAAAGCCTGGCAAACAGAATCTAACAACTGGAAATATTTTACTGGCATTGGTGTATTGTGGGGACTATCGTTTTTAAGCAAAGGACCGGTAGCATTTTTTGCCGTTTTAATTCCATTTCTAATTGCCTATGCCTGGGTCTACGATGGCAAAGTAATTCTGAAAAAGTGGAAACCGCTAGTCTTGGCACTATTTATTTTTGCTCTCATTAGCTTTTGGTGGCCCATTTTTATCTCTTTGGCTCATGCCGATGCAGCTTCCGCCATTGCGAAACTGGAATCGGGTTCGTGGATGAACCGACACGTTCGTCCGTTTTACTACTATTGGAATTTTCCAATACAATCAGGAATATGGACACTTGTAATTGCAACAGCATTGCTTTTCCCTTACGCTTTTAAACAATTTGAAGCGAAAAAAGAATACAAATTTGCTCTCATATGGACGCTATCAGCGGTCGTTCTTTTATCTCTTATACCTGAGAAAAAAGACAGATATCTGCTTCCTGTTCTGCTTCCAAGTGCCCTGCTGGCGGGTCAATTCATTCAGCACTTGCATCAGGTTTTTAAAAAGAAAACCGCTCAAAAATGGGATCATATTTTATTTGGAGTGAATCTGGGTTTAATTGCCTTAGTGGCTTTCGCTTTGCCCATTGTCATATACTTCTTTTTTTATCAGGACAATCAGATTTCTCTTTCCGTGTTCATTCTGTTTAGCATCCTTTCCGAAAGCGTACTTGTGCTCTTACTGCAAGCCTGGAAAAACAGAAATGCCCTAAATCTAGTTGTAGGAATGGTGTTCCTAATGATTTTAGCCGAAATATTTATCATTCCAAATACTCAATCGATACTAAACAACAATCCTGATTTTAAAGATATTCGTGGCGTTAGAAGCATTGAAGCGATTAAGGATTTAAATTTATACAGCGCTGGTGAAGAAGGCTTCCGAATTGAATTGGTTTGGGAAGTGGGACGTGAAGTTCACGAGTGGAATTTAACCGAATCGCCAAGCTTACCCGAACATCAACCATTTGTTGTGTTCTCAACTACTCCGCCGATTGAAATTCTGCCTAAAAACTTACAAGAAAAGGTAAACATCGAAGTTCTTGATTTTTATGACTACAACCGATACAGCAAAGGAAGGCACCGGAACAAGACCTATTTTCAAAAATATGTTTCGATCATCAGTCCTAAATAA